Proteins from one Thioflavicoccus mobilis 8321 genomic window:
- the rpmE gene encoding 50S ribosomal protein L31 gives MKEGIHPTYSEIKVQCSCGNEFTTRSTLGSDLHIEVCSACHPFYTGKQKIVDTAGRVDKFRRKYGR, from the coding sequence ATGAAAGAAGGCATCCACCCCACCTATTCCGAGATCAAGGTCCAGTGCAGCTGCGGTAACGAGTTCACGACCCGCTCGACGCTCGGTTCCGATCTCCACATTGAAGTTTGCTCGGCCTGCCACCCATTTTATACGGGCAAGCAGAAGATCGTCGATACGGCCGGTCGCGTCGACAAATTCCGCCGCAAGTACGGCCGCTGA
- a CDS encoding citrate synthase, protein MANETVTITNNENGKTFDFPLRRGTLGPAAVDISTLYKEAEIFTYDPGFMATASCHSAITYIDGEAGVLLYRGYPIEQLATKASFLEVAYLLLYGELPDERQLLAFEEAMARHSMINENLKGFLGGFHYDAHPMAILVGVVGSLSAFYHDSLDINDPQHREASALRLIAQVPTIAAAAYKHNVGEPIVYPRNALRYCANFLHMMFATPCADYKPGLIAEKALNLLFILHADHEQNASTSTVRLAGSSGANPFACIAAGIASLWGPAHGGANEAVLDMLEQIGDVSNVPKYLDKAKDKDDSFRLMGFGHRVYKHYDPRAKIIREVCHQVLEELADSNNPLFELALRLEEIALSDEYFVERKLYPNVDFYSGIIYRALGIPRNMFTVMFAIARTVGWVSHWMEMMADPNNRIGRPRQIYCGPTHRDYLPISQR, encoded by the coding sequence ATGGCGAACGAGACCGTCACGATTACCAACAACGAGAACGGCAAGACCTTCGATTTCCCACTGCGCCGCGGCACCCTCGGTCCGGCCGCTGTGGACATCTCGACCCTCTACAAGGAAGCCGAGATCTTCACCTACGATCCTGGTTTCATGGCGACGGCGAGTTGCCACAGCGCGATCACCTACATCGATGGCGAGGCCGGGGTCCTGCTCTATCGCGGGTATCCGATCGAGCAATTGGCGACGAAGGCGAGCTTCTTGGAGGTCGCCTATCTGCTGCTCTACGGCGAGCTGCCCGACGAGCGCCAACTTCTCGCCTTCGAGGAGGCGATGGCGCGCCACAGCATGATCAACGAGAACCTGAAGGGCTTTCTCGGCGGCTTCCATTATGATGCCCACCCGATGGCTATTCTGGTTGGCGTGGTCGGCTCCCTCTCGGCCTTCTATCACGATTCCCTCGACATCAATGACCCGCAGCATCGCGAGGCCTCGGCGCTGCGCCTCATCGCCCAGGTGCCGACCATCGCCGCGGCGGCCTACAAGCACAATGTCGGCGAGCCGATCGTCTACCCGCGTAACGCGCTGCGCTACTGCGCCAATTTCCTGCACATGATGTTCGCCACGCCGTGCGCGGACTACAAGCCGGGGCTGATCGCGGAGAAGGCGCTCAACCTGCTCTTCATCCTCCATGCCGACCACGAGCAGAATGCGAGCACCTCGACGGTGCGCCTGGCCGGCAGCTCCGGGGCGAACCCCTTCGCCTGCATCGCCGCCGGCATCGCCTCCCTGTGGGGGCCGGCCCACGGTGGGGCCAACGAGGCCGTCCTCGACATGCTCGAGCAGATCGGCGACGTCTCCAACGTCCCGAAATATCTCGACAAGGCCAAGGACAAGGACGATTCCTTCCGGCTCATGGGCTTCGGCCACCGTGTCTACAAGCACTATGATCCGCGCGCCAAGATCATCCGCGAGGTCTGCCACCAGGTGCTCGAGGAGCTCGCCGACAGCAACAATCCGCTCTTCGAGCTGGCGTTGCGGCTCGAGGAAATCGCGCTCAGCGACGAGTACTTCGTCGAGCGCAAGCTCTACCCGAACGTGGACTTCTATTCGGGCATCATCTATCGGGCACTGGGGATACCGCGCAACATGTTCACCGTCATGTTCGCAATTGCCCGGACCGTCGGCTGGGTGTCGCACTGGATGGAGATGATGGCGGACCCCAACAACCGCATCGGGCGGCCGCGGCAGATCTATTGCGGCCCGACACACCGCGACTACTTGCCCATCTCGCAGCGCTGA
- the pilM gene encoding type IV pilus assembly protein PilM, protein MRISDLKTFGLGRKPSPMLGIDVGSTAVKLVELSQLSGEAARYQIERYAVEPLPPTAMSEKKIADVEAVGQGIARAVERSGAKSSRAAVAIAGSAVITKVIAMSSALSESEMEGQLQLDADQYIPFPLEEVNIDFDVLGPSASQGMVDVLLAASRRENVEDRVAALDVAGLKAEIVDVEAYAIENACALMLGSGAKGASEQVVAVADIGSMTTTLHVLHKGQVVYTREQKFGALQLINEIQQRLGMPRDEATAKVVANDLPGGYQTEIIGPFKEAVAQQIGRALQFFYSATSYNQADRIVLIGAAASLPKLDRLVEERLGIVSKVGNPFEQIAIPKNIPVAALNRDAPALVLAVGLALRGFI, encoded by the coding sequence ATGAGAATCTCTGACTTGAAGACCTTCGGCCTTGGGCGCAAGCCGTCGCCAATGCTCGGGATCGACGTCGGTTCGACGGCCGTCAAGCTGGTCGAACTCTCGCAGCTGAGCGGCGAGGCGGCCCGCTACCAGATCGAGCGCTATGCCGTCGAACCTTTGCCCCCGACGGCGATGTCCGAGAAGAAGATCGCCGATGTCGAGGCCGTCGGACAAGGTATCGCGCGCGCCGTGGAGCGCTCGGGGGCCAAGTCCAGCCGCGCCGCGGTTGCCATCGCCGGATCGGCCGTGATCACGAAGGTCATCGCGATGTCGAGCGCCCTGAGCGAGTCGGAGATGGAGGGCCAGCTCCAGCTCGACGCCGATCAATACATCCCCTTTCCGCTCGAGGAGGTCAACATCGACTTCGATGTGCTCGGCCCGTCGGCGAGCCAGGGCATGGTCGACGTGCTGCTGGCCGCCTCTCGCCGGGAGAACGTCGAGGATCGCGTCGCAGCGCTGGACGTCGCCGGCCTCAAGGCCGAGATCGTCGACGTGGAGGCCTACGCGATCGAAAACGCCTGTGCACTGATGCTCGGCAGCGGAGCGAAGGGCGCCTCGGAACAGGTCGTCGCTGTCGCTGACATCGGTTCCATGACGACGACCCTGCACGTGCTCCACAAGGGGCAGGTCGTCTATACCCGGGAGCAGAAATTCGGTGCGCTCCAGCTGATCAACGAGATCCAGCAGCGCCTCGGCATGCCGCGCGATGAGGCGACCGCCAAGGTGGTCGCCAACGACCTGCCGGGCGGCTATCAGACCGAAATCATCGGCCCCTTCAAAGAGGCGGTCGCACAGCAGATCGGCCGCGCGCTCCAATTCTTCTATTCGGCGACGTCCTACAATCAAGCCGATCGGATCGTGCTCATCGGGGCGGCTGCGAGCCTGCCAAAGCTCGACAGGCTCGTCGAGGAGCGCCTCGGCATCGTGAGCAAGGTCGGTAACCCTTTCGAGCAGATCGCGATTCCGAAGAACATTCCGGTCGCCGCCCTGAACCGCGATGCCCCGGCGCTGGTCCTTGCCGTCGGTCTCGCACTGCGGGGGTTCATCTAG
- a CDS encoding PilN domain-containing protein, producing the protein MARINLLPWREERREQRRREFLIIVSVAVAATLLVGIVSHLQIEHMIGNQQARNAYLQQEIAQLNRQIREIQELEETKAKLLARMDVIQQLQRSRPEIVHLFDELVATVPEGVYLTSANQKGRAVVLEGRAQSNARVSAFMRNVEASDWVGKPVLLLIENKEKTGDGLSRFRLRLEQRRPKGQDADTAA; encoded by the coding sequence ATGGCGCGGATCAATCTACTTCCTTGGCGCGAAGAGCGCCGCGAGCAGCGTCGGCGCGAGTTTCTCATCATCGTCAGCGTCGCCGTCGCTGCGACCTTGCTCGTCGGCATCGTGAGCCACCTTCAGATCGAGCACATGATCGGTAACCAGCAGGCGCGTAATGCCTACCTGCAACAGGAGATCGCGCAGCTCAACCGTCAGATTCGTGAGATTCAAGAGCTTGAAGAGACGAAGGCGAAACTGCTCGCCAGGATGGATGTCATCCAGCAGCTTCAGCGCAGTCGTCCAGAAATCGTACATCTCTTCGATGAGTTGGTGGCGACCGTCCCCGAGGGCGTCTATTTGACCAGCGCGAATCAGAAGGGTCGTGCCGTCGTGCTCGAGGGGCGGGCCCAATCCAACGCCCGTGTATCGGCCTTCATGCGCAATGTCGAGGCCTCCGACTGGGTTGGCAAGCCGGTACTGTTGTTGATCGAAAACAAGGAAAAGACCGGCGATGGACTCAGTCGCTTTCGGCTACGTCTCGAACAGCGCCGACCCAAAGGGCAGGACGCCGACACCGCGGCCTGA
- a CDS encoding type 4a pilus biogenesis protein PilO produces MDLNVDLNDLDLNTYGEWPALIKGIVVVLIVVAVGFGWYHFHAQGQVQRLEQERKREVKLKTSFEEKQRKAANLDAYRQQLAEMEESFGAMLRQLPDETEVAALLVDVSQTGLAAGLVFELFEPRGETTRDFYAELPIRIRVIGFYHDFGRFISGLAALPRIVTIHDVTIKPVGSGVGGEPRLALDATLKTYRYLEEGPER; encoded by the coding sequence ATGGATTTAAACGTCGACCTCAATGATCTCGATCTCAACACCTACGGCGAATGGCCGGCCCTCATCAAGGGGATCGTGGTCGTCCTGATCGTCGTCGCGGTCGGCTTCGGTTGGTATCATTTTCACGCGCAGGGGCAGGTTCAGCGCTTGGAGCAGGAGCGCAAGCGGGAAGTCAAACTCAAGACCTCCTTCGAGGAGAAGCAGCGGAAGGCCGCCAATCTGGACGCCTACCGCCAACAACTGGCGGAGATGGAAGAATCCTTCGGCGCCATGCTGCGCCAGCTCCCGGACGAGACCGAGGTTGCTGCGCTGCTCGTCGACGTCTCTCAGACCGGCCTCGCCGCGGGGCTCGTCTTCGAGCTCTTCGAGCCGCGCGGGGAGACGACGCGGGATTTCTACGCCGAGCTACCCATTCGCATTCGGGTCATCGGCTTCTATCACGATTTCGGGCGCTTCATCAGCGGCCTCGCCGCCCTGCCACGAATCGTCACGATACATGACGTGACCATCAAGCCGGTCGGGTCGGGTGTTGGCGGTGAACCGCGCCTGGCGCTCGACGCCACGCTCAAGACATACCGCTATCTCGAGGAGGGGCCAGAGCGATGA
- a CDS encoding pilus assembly protein PilP produces MTPSRAFIAAVMLFGLHGCGSTNLPELEKYAEAIRARPPGPIEPLPEIEPVETFAYSPQDRRSPFEHLKEQDDAPRDSSGLAPDPLRRKEELERYPLDSLRMVGTLRREDGHWALIQTKDGILHRVGVGNYLGQNNGQITLITEDEVQLTEIVSDRMGGWRERQAAIGLDQ; encoded by the coding sequence ATGACGCCTTCTCGCGCATTCATCGCTGCCGTCATGCTGTTTGGTTTGCATGGCTGCGGCAGCACCAATCTGCCGGAGCTCGAGAAGTATGCCGAGGCAATTCGGGCGCGGCCCCCAGGTCCGATCGAGCCGCTGCCGGAGATCGAGCCGGTCGAGACCTTCGCCTACTCGCCGCAGGACAGGCGAAGCCCGTTCGAGCACCTGAAGGAACAGGACGATGCGCCCCGCGATTCGAGTGGCCTGGCCCCCGATCCACTGCGCCGTAAGGAGGAGCTGGAGCGCTATCCGCTCGATTCTTTGCGCATGGTCGGCACCTTGCGCCGAGAAGACGGCCACTGGGCCCTGATCCAGACCAAGGATGGCATCCTTCATCGCGTCGGGGTCGGCAACTATCTCGGCCAGAACAACGGCCAGATTACGCTCATAACGGAAGACGAGGTGCAGCTCACCGAGATCGTTTCAGACAGGATGGGCGGTTGGCGCGAACGCCAAGCGGCGATTGGCCTGGACCAATAG
- the pilQ gene encoding type IV pilus secretin PilQ: protein MHWLRHLLSLRLADAGGRGTAWVLLPLLSVLCVGAAVAAPVLEQVESASLPGNQVQIDLLLSEATAPPETFATDSPARIALDFRGVKNGLAAKSIPINLGAVHSLAAVEAGERTRVVVNLDEAMPYQVTTKGNRVTVAVNFKTPRPSAGAGAGPPAASATKSAPATAARRGAAQASAADNAIRDIDFQRGASGEGRVLIRLPSADTRIAVREEGDHVVAELVDTGLPQRLLRRLDVTDFATPVVAIESRPKGGNVEVSIEAASDYDYLAYQTDDLFTLEFRALTPAEKEQLERRQLVYSGDRLSLNFQDIEVRAVLQMLADFTNFNLVASDRVTGNITLRLKNVPWDQALDIILKTKGLSKRQVGNVIMVAPSEDIAAQEKQELEAQQTIEELAPLRSEFMQVNYAEADKLVKIIKSENDQLLSERGNVTVDPRTNTLIVRDTAKNLEEIRGLIQRLDVPVRQVMIESRVVIANNDFARDLGVRFGFSRWQGNENSGKFNEITGGLPGYIDDLASVGPTWPGLIQNPETNVPLMVNLPAANPSGAVNFLIGKAGSYLLQLELSAMQTEGRGEIISNPRVITSDQNQATIKVGQQIPYQESAGQSGATSTSFKDAVLQLDVTPHITPDDRIIMDLKVNKDNPDFSVSGSNGEPGIATRQVQTKVLVDNGETVVLGGVFEQTKSMNREQVPWLGDLPVLGRLFRGTSQTDNNTELLIFVTPKILKSDLTLGAR from the coding sequence ATGCACTGGCTCCGTCATTTACTTTCACTCCGGCTGGCCGATGCCGGGGGGCGCGGTACGGCCTGGGTGCTGCTCCCCCTGTTATCTGTCCTCTGCGTCGGTGCAGCGGTCGCGGCACCCGTCCTCGAGCAGGTCGAGTCTGCGTCGCTGCCGGGCAACCAGGTGCAGATCGACCTGTTGCTGTCCGAGGCGACGGCGCCGCCTGAGACCTTCGCAACCGATTCCCCGGCGCGGATCGCGTTGGATTTTCGCGGCGTCAAGAACGGTCTCGCAGCCAAATCGATCCCGATCAATCTCGGAGCCGTCCACAGCCTTGCGGCTGTCGAGGCCGGCGAGCGCACCCGCGTCGTCGTGAATCTCGATGAGGCCATGCCGTATCAGGTGACGACGAAGGGCAACCGCGTCACCGTGGCCGTGAATTTCAAAACGCCGAGGCCTTCGGCTGGTGCTGGTGCAGGTCCGCCGGCGGCTTCGGCAACTAAGTCGGCGCCCGCCACCGCGGCGCGGCGGGGCGCCGCGCAGGCAAGCGCTGCCGACAATGCTATACGTGACATCGATTTCCAGCGTGGCGCCTCCGGCGAGGGGCGCGTCCTCATTCGGTTGCCGAGTGCCGATACCCGCATCGCCGTGCGCGAGGAGGGTGATCATGTCGTCGCCGAGCTCGTCGACACAGGTTTGCCGCAGCGATTGCTGCGCCGGCTCGACGTCACGGACTTCGCAACGCCGGTCGTCGCCATCGAGTCGCGCCCGAAAGGCGGGAACGTCGAGGTCAGCATCGAGGCGGCGAGCGATTACGATTACCTGGCCTACCAGACCGACGACCTCTTCACGTTGGAGTTCCGAGCCCTCACCCCAGCCGAGAAGGAGCAGCTGGAGCGCCGCCAGTTGGTCTACTCGGGTGATCGCCTCTCGTTGAACTTCCAGGATATCGAGGTGCGTGCGGTGCTCCAGATGCTCGCCGATTTCACCAACTTCAATCTGGTGGCGAGCGATAGGGTTACGGGCAACATCACGCTGCGATTGAAGAATGTCCCTTGGGACCAGGCCCTCGACATCATCCTGAAGACCAAGGGGTTGTCGAAGCGCCAGGTCGGCAACGTCATCATGGTCGCGCCCTCCGAGGACATCGCCGCCCAGGAGAAGCAGGAACTCGAGGCGCAGCAGACGATCGAGGAGCTCGCCCCGTTGCGCTCGGAGTTCATGCAGGTCAACTACGCGGAGGCCGATAAATTAGTCAAGATAATCAAGTCGGAGAACGATCAGCTCCTCTCTGAAAGGGGCAATGTGACCGTCGATCCGCGCACGAACACCCTGATCGTGCGTGACACGGCAAAGAACCTCGAGGAGATCCGCGGGCTTATCCAGCGGCTCGATGTTCCGGTGCGCCAGGTCATGATCGAATCGCGGGTCGTCATCGCGAACAACGACTTCGCCCGCGACCTCGGTGTTCGGTTCGGTTTCAGTCGTTGGCAGGGTAACGAGAACAGCGGAAAATTCAACGAGATCACAGGCGGCTTGCCGGGCTACATCGATGATTTGGCCTCCGTTGGCCCAACCTGGCCTGGCCTGATTCAGAACCCCGAGACCAATGTGCCCCTGATGGTCAATCTGCCGGCGGCGAACCCATCCGGCGCGGTCAATTTTCTGATCGGCAAGGCCGGCTCCTACCTGCTGCAGCTCGAGCTCTCGGCGATGCAGACCGAAGGCCGTGGCGAGATCATCTCGAATCCGCGGGTCATTACATCGGACCAAAACCAGGCTACGATCAAGGTCGGCCAACAAATCCCTTATCAGGAGAGCGCCGGCCAGAGCGGCGCGACCTCGACCTCCTTCAAGGACGCGGTGCTGCAACTCGACGTGACCCCCCACATCACGCCGGATGACCGCATCATCATGGACCTCAAGGTCAACAAGGACAATCCGGATTTCTCGGTCTCTGGGTCGAATGGAGAGCCGGGCATCGCCACCCGGCAGGTCCAGACGAAGGTATTGGTGGACAACGGCGAAACCGTCGTGCTCGGCGGGGTCTTCGAGCAAACCAAGTCCATGAACAGAGAACAGGTGCCTTGGCTCGGTGATCTTCCCGTGCTCGGCCGGCTGTTCCGCGGGACGTCCCAAACGGACAACAACACCGAGCTGTTGATCTTCGTGACCCCGAAGATACTCAAGTCGGATCTCACGCTCGGCGCGCGCTAG
- the aroK gene encoding shikimate kinase AroK yields MIRAQNIFLVGPMGAGKSTIGRQLAEVLSYEFKDSDQEIQRRTGVDIPTIFEFEGEAGFRDRERQILEELIQGERIVLATGGGAVLRPENRQDLTARGVVVYLHCSPEQQYARTARDRSRPLLDTSDPLLRLRELMAERDPLYRQVADLVVSTERRGTASVVKEIRRRIESAEL; encoded by the coding sequence ATGATACGCGCTCAGAATATCTTTCTCGTCGGTCCGATGGGTGCTGGGAAGAGCACGATCGGGCGCCAGCTGGCCGAGGTCCTCTCCTATGAATTCAAGGATAGTGACCAGGAGATTCAACGCCGCACCGGCGTCGATATCCCGACCATCTTCGAGTTCGAGGGTGAGGCCGGTTTCCGCGATCGTGAACGGCAGATCCTGGAGGAATTGATCCAGGGCGAGCGGATCGTGCTCGCCACCGGCGGGGGGGCTGTGCTTCGCCCCGAGAACCGCCAGGATCTGACCGCACGCGGCGTGGTCGTCTATCTCCACTGTAGCCCCGAACAGCAATACGCCCGCACGGCGCGAGACCGCAGCCGGCCGCTGTTGGATACGAGCGATCCGTTGCTGCGGCTGCGCGAACTGATGGCGGAACGCGATCCCCTCTATCGCCAGGTCGCCGACCTGGTCGTCTCGACAGAGCGGCGTGGCACCGCGTCGGTGGTCAAGGAGATCCGCCGCCGCATCGAGAGCGCCGAACTCTAG
- the aroB gene encoding 3-dehydroquinate synthase: MNETIEVALGERSYPILIGTDLIGDPACYSPYIAGAQVLIVTNETVAPLYLERVRQALAGRRIETVVLPDGEQYKTLDVVGRVFDSLLAQRFARDCTLIALGGGVVGDMAGFAAACYQRGVSFIQVPTTLLAQVDSSVGGKTGVNHPLGKNMIGAFHQPRAVIADTATLDTLPDRELSAGLAEVIKYGLIRDAGFFAWLEAEMAALRAREPTALAAAIARSCRCKAEIVAADEREAGQRALLNLGHTFGHAIETGAGYGRWLHGEAVGAGMCLAADLSRRLGWLTSTDLAHACALIAAAGLPVAPPGDIATERFLELMAVDKKVQSGQLRLVLLKAIGEATITADFDPAALRATLDEGQPR; the protein is encoded by the coding sequence ATGAACGAGACGATCGAGGTCGCCCTCGGCGAGCGCAGCTACCCGATCCTGATCGGCACGGACCTGATCGGCGACCCCGCCTGTTACTCGCCCTACATCGCAGGGGCGCAGGTCTTGATCGTCACCAATGAGACGGTCGCCCCCCTCTACCTCGAGCGGGTGCGCCAGGCGCTCGCGGGGCGCCGAATCGAAACGGTCGTGCTGCCGGATGGTGAGCAATACAAGACCCTCGACGTCGTCGGACGGGTCTTCGACAGCCTCCTCGCGCAGCGGTTCGCGCGCGATTGCACGCTGATCGCCCTCGGTGGCGGGGTCGTCGGTGACATGGCGGGCTTTGCGGCCGCCTGCTACCAGCGCGGCGTCTCCTTCATCCAGGTGCCGACGACGCTGCTCGCTCAGGTCGATTCGTCGGTTGGGGGCAAGACGGGCGTCAACCATCCGCTCGGCAAGAACATGATCGGCGCCTTCCACCAGCCGCGCGCCGTCATTGCCGACACCGCGACGCTCGATACCCTCCCGGATCGGGAGCTGTCCGCGGGTCTCGCGGAGGTCATCAAGTATGGCCTGATTCGCGATGCCGGTTTCTTCGCCTGGCTCGAGGCCGAGATGGCGGCACTGCGGGCCCGCGAGCCCACCGCCCTCGCCGCGGCGATCGCCCGCTCCTGCCGCTGCAAGGCCGAGATCGTTGCAGCCGACGAGCGCGAGGCCGGCCAGCGGGCGCTGCTGAATCTGGGCCACACCTTCGGTCACGCCATCGAGACAGGCGCCGGTTACGGGCGTTGGCTGCACGGCGAGGCCGTCGGTGCGGGCATGTGCCTGGCGGCCGATCTGTCTCGGCGGCTGGGTTGGCTCACGAGCACGGACCTTGCGCACGCCTGCGCCCTGATCGCGGCAGCCGGGCTACCCGTGGCGCCGCCCGGCGATATCGCCACCGAGCGCTTTCTGGAGTTGATGGCCGTCGACAAGAAGGTCCAATCGGGCCAGTTGCGTTTGGTGTTGCTCAAGGCCATCGGTGAGGCCACCATCACCGCCGACTTCGATCCCGCGGCTCTGCGGGCCACGCTCGACGAGGGCCAGCCGCGGTAG